Proteins from one Armatimonadota bacterium genomic window:
- a CDS encoding 4Fe-4S dicluster domain-containing protein: MRQKAKELLESGEVKVVIGYGQGSAPFKSTPIFIEKPEDAHKLIWNPTCVNNLTVYLRDACRQGKAAIVVKPCDARSIIELIRENQIERDDVVILAMSCPGVLNLDALAEIDLADVKSVEWHQNGIAIKTNAGETIIPSEKAFASKCLSCELAESPIADEKFGEPIERHPIRSKYADIEELEKMLPEERRAYWARQFARCIRCYACRSVCPGCYCKECFTDKPCQLWVLRSTDVESNWFFHFSRAMHTAGRCIACGECERVCPMGIPLMRLNQKMRKEVREMFGEEAGTNPEAPPTLGTFDLKKDPDPCSE; this comes from the coding sequence TTGAGACAAAAAGCAAAAGAGCTTCTGGAAAGCGGTGAGGTAAAAGTAGTCATCGGCTATGGGCAGGGAAGTGCTCCGTTCAAGAGCACACCGATTTTTATTGAAAAGCCCGAAGATGCTCATAAACTCATATGGAATCCAACATGCGTGAATAATCTCACCGTATACCTAAGAGATGCATGCAGGCAAGGCAAGGCCGCAATTGTCGTCAAGCCCTGCGATGCCCGGTCAATTATCGAGTTGATTCGAGAGAATCAGATTGAGCGAGACGACGTAGTTATTCTCGCGATGTCATGTCCAGGCGTGCTAAACTTAGACGCTTTGGCGGAAATCGACCTTGCAGACGTGAAGTCGGTCGAATGGCACCAGAATGGCATCGCAATAAAAACAAACGCTGGTGAAACAATTATTCCATCAGAGAAAGCATTTGCCAGCAAATGCCTGTCCTGTGAGCTTGCCGAATCACCAATAGCAGATGAAAAGTTCGGCGAGCCGATTGAGAGACATCCAATCCGAAGCAAGTACGCTGACATAGAAGAGTTAGAGAAAATGCTGCCCGAAGAACGCCGCGCATACTGGGCAAGGCAGTTCGCCCGATGCATTAGGTGCTATGCCTGCCGTTCTGTCTGTCCGGGCTGCTATTGCAAAGAATGCTTTACCGATAAACCCTGCCAGCTTTGGGTTCTGAGGTCAACAGATGTCGAGTCGAATTGGTTCTTCCATTTCTCGCGAGCAATGCATACCGCAGGTCGATGCATTGCATGCGGCGAGTGCGAACGCGTCTGCCCAATGGGGATACCCCTTATGCGCCTCAATCAGAAGATGCGCAAAGAAGTCCGCGAGATGTTCGGCGAGGAAGCAGGAACCAATCCTGAAGCACCGCCGACCCTTGGAACGTTCGATTTGAAAAAAGACCCAGACCCATGCTCGGAATAA
- a CDS encoding 4Fe-4S dicluster domain-containing protein yields the protein MEAKVILKQDLAAWIDALVKQYEVIAPVTEDGVVVFRPVSGLSEMAIEGMVGPAKSLREHFTPPTETLFDYKLEDLSAEVIPPENEERHRVIFGARACDAAALLYVDAVYSNVEPIDTAYFMRREKTYLVGLFCDKPAWSCFCTEVGDFLTNPVAMDVYLTDLGNRYYAEPLTPKGEELIGLGNFRPADENDKAANEEIRRKALERLPKRAEHETACLSYDWDHPVWIELAKKCLSCGACAFLCPTCHCFDIQEHPKLKKGSRYRCWDTCQFEKFTLMASGHNPRETRKERTRQRVFHKFKYSQERYCMLGCVGCGRCIAACPVNIDIRKVLEELEKTAVAK from the coding sequence GTGGAAGCTAAAGTCATATTAAAACAAGATCTTGCCGCATGGATTGACGCACTGGTTAAGCAATACGAAGTCATTGCTCCGGTAACTGAAGACGGCGTAGTGGTGTTCCGGCCGGTGTCGGGGCTCTCTGAAATGGCAATCGAGGGAATGGTAGGACCCGCGAAGTCCCTCCGTGAGCACTTTACGCCTCCAACCGAGACGCTCTTCGACTACAAGCTCGAAGATTTATCAGCGGAAGTTATTCCTCCAGAAAATGAAGAAAGACACCGCGTGATTTTTGGTGCAAGGGCTTGCGACGCAGCTGCGCTACTCTATGTTGACGCAGTATACTCCAATGTCGAACCTATAGACACCGCATACTTTATGCGGCGTGAGAAAACCTACCTTGTTGGCTTGTTCTGCGATAAACCAGCATGGAGCTGTTTCTGCACCGAGGTCGGTGATTTCCTTACAAATCCCGTTGCAATGGATGTATATCTTACTGATTTAGGCAACAGGTACTATGCAGAACCTCTAACACCCAAGGGAGAAGAGCTTATTGGACTTGGAAACTTTCGACCAGCAGATGAAAATGACAAGGCAGCAAATGAAGAAATACGCCGAAAGGCACTTGAGCGACTGCCGAAGCGCGCAGAGCATGAAACAGCATGCCTTTCATACGACTGGGACCACCCAGTATGGATAGAGCTTGCGAAGAAATGCCTAAGCTGCGGTGCATGCGCATTTTTATGCCCAACATGCCACTGCTTCGACATACAAGAGCATCCAAAATTGAAAAAAGGCAGCAGGTACCGCTGCTGGGACACATGCCAGTTTGAAAAGTTTACGCTAATGGCATCCGGTCATAACCCCAGGGAGACAAGGAAAGAACGAACTAGACAGCGTGTTTTTCACAAATTCAAGTACTCGCAAGAGCGGTATTGCATGCTCGGCTGCGTAGGATGCGGCCGATGTATTGCCGCTTGCCCTGTGAACATTGACATTCGGAAGGTATTGGAAGAGCTTGAAAAGACGGCGGTAGCAAAATGA
- a CDS encoding FAD/NAD(P)-binding protein — MRIENPYIPKLATIEKIITETWDTKTFRAVFKDEELRESFTYEPGQFQEISVFGVGEAPFCLTSSPTRKGFVEFSVKKIGSVTSALHEIDEGATIGIRAPLGNWFPYEEFKGKDLWFIGGGIGMAPLRSLLNFCLDNRKDYGKVNIIYGARSSGDLCFTYEFDEWQNSPNTELFLTIDKEEEGWNKNVGFVPAYVMDLKPSPKNAIAITCGPPIMIKFTLQNLKELGFEDNQIWTTLEMKMKCGIGKCGRCNIGPKYVCVDGPVFSYAQLKELPPEY, encoded by the coding sequence ATGAGAATCGAAAACCCTTATATTCCAAAACTGGCGACAATTGAAAAGATAATCACCGAGACCTGGGATACCAAAACTTTTCGGGCGGTCTTTAAGGACGAAGAGCTCCGTGAGAGCTTTACCTATGAGCCCGGCCAATTCCAGGAGATTTCTGTTTTTGGAGTCGGCGAGGCGCCATTTTGCCTAACCTCATCGCCCACACGAAAGGGGTTCGTCGAGTTTTCAGTAAAGAAAATTGGGAGCGTAACCTCTGCACTCCATGAAATTGATGAGGGAGCAACCATCGGCATCCGTGCGCCGCTTGGCAATTGGTTCCCATATGAGGAGTTCAAGGGCAAAGACCTTTGGTTTATTGGGGGTGGGATTGGTATGGCTCCCCTCCGTTCGCTCCTGAATTTTTGCCTCGACAACCGCAAAGATTACGGCAAAGTAAACATTATTTATGGCGCAAGATCATCGGGCGACCTTTGCTTCACATACGAGTTTGACGAATGGCAGAATTCACCTAATACCGAACTCTTCCTTACAATTGACAAGGAAGAGGAAGGGTGGAACAAGAATGTCGGTTTTGTGCCAGCATATGTCATGGACCTTAAGCCATCTCCGAAGAATGCCATTGCCATAACTTGTGGGCCACCGATTATGATTAAATTCACTTTGCAAAACCTCAAAGAACTTGGGTTTGAAGACAATCAAATCTGGACGACGCTCGAGATGAAGATGAAATGCGGCATTGGCAAGTGCGGACGATGCAATATCGGCCCTAAATATGTTTGCGTTGACGGGCCAGTGTTTTCTTATGCTCAATTGAAAGAGCTCCCGCCCGAGTACTAA
- the dnaN gene encoding DNA polymerase III subunit beta, producing MKAICARKDFYEGVQTVSRAIAGRSALPILNNVLIKSEDGNLRLVAFDLELGMQSVIPATIETEGALTVPARVLAEVLATLPDLDVVVSVDENNSVNLKCEKSDYTILGLPPEEFPALPDVPDDQSFEITQVALRNMIKQTIFAVSPDESRAILTGVLLVLKGDEIRLAATDSHRLAIRTSPVANAKGETSCIVPGRALNELGRMLGEEDTPVKVAISENQIKFTVGDVTMVSRLIEGQFPNYERVIPTACQRKLTMQAEGLLSRIRRASIVARENANRVILKTEGDRLMVTAESGDVGRAYEEIEIVKEGDDIEIAFNAKYLIDFLSALDTEGVSFELNGSLEPGLLRQVGKEDYIYVVMPMQIM from the coding sequence ATGAAAGCAATTTGCGCCAGAAAGGACTTCTACGAAGGTGTTCAGACAGTAAGCAGGGCAATAGCTGGGCGTAGTGCGCTCCCAATCTTAAACAATGTTTTGATTAAAAGCGAGGATGGCAACCTGCGGCTCGTTGCTTTTGACCTCGAACTTGGTATGCAATCTGTCATTCCAGCCACCATCGAAACAGAAGGAGCCCTCACGGTCCCCGCAAGAGTGCTGGCGGAAGTTCTCGCTACCCTGCCCGACTTGGATGTGGTTGTATCTGTTGACGAAAATAACTCAGTAAATCTGAAATGCGAAAAATCCGACTACACAATATTGGGCCTTCCGCCTGAGGAATTTCCCGCCCTTCCTGACGTGCCTGACGACCAAAGCTTTGAGATTACACAAGTTGCCCTGCGCAACATGATAAAACAAACAATATTCGCCGTCTCGCCTGATGAATCACGAGCAATATTGACCGGCGTTCTGCTTGTGCTCAAGGGAGATGAAATTCGTCTAGCCGCCACTGACAGTCATAGACTGGCAATTCGCACATCACCAGTGGCAAATGCAAAAGGGGAAACAAGCTGTATTGTTCCTGGCCGTGCGCTAAACGAGCTTGGCCGAATGCTTGGGGAAGAAGACACTCCAGTGAAGGTTGCCATCTCAGAGAACCAAATTAAGTTCACAGTTGGCGATGTCACTATGGTATCCAGGCTTATAGAAGGGCAGTTTCCGAATTACGAACGAGTTATACCAACGGCGTGCCAAAGAAAACTTACCATGCAAGCAGAGGGTCTCCTCAGCCGCATACGCCGTGCATCCATAGTAGCCCGCGAGAACGCCAACCGCGTGATTCTCAAGACGGAAGGCGACAGGCTAATGGTCACAGCAGAAAGCGGCGACGTGGGAAGAGCATACGAGGAAATCGAAATTGTGAAAGAAGGCGATGATATAGAAATTGCTTTTAATGCGAAGTATCTAATAGATTTCCTTAGTGCGCTCGATACCGAAGGTGTCAGCTTTGAGCTAAATGGGTCGCTTGAACCAGGCCTCTTACGACAGGTGGGCAAGGAAGATTATATCTATGTTGTCATGCCGATGCAGATAATGTAA
- a CDS encoding serine hydrolase domain-containing protein produces MTLDFANPADIGLDTQRLEAAKELLFRGLENGEYTCAVWLVARHGKVAVWEAIGRLGDEESDPPARPDSIFDMASVTKPVATATSLMILVERGALHLNQPVTDFFPNRKLPHLSGVTVKHLATHTSGLPAWCDLFSEDGTREGAIERLLQTPLENQPGKKHVYSCLGYITLGLVIEQAAGMPLEEFARKNIFEPLGMVDSCFNPPAEKSGRIARTANSRGRDRVLCGEVHDENAHAMQGNSGNAGLFSTAPDIATYAQMLINGGSVRQSDKQEEVRILCPLSVRKMLTSQISPEIGGQSIGFFTPPNEMTPCGDLFSERCAGHTGFTGTSLLIDPEYDMFVILLTNRVYKKREAPDFLRRRRLFHNIVASAVR; encoded by the coding sequence ATGACTTTAGATTTTGCTAATCCTGCTGATATTGGCCTTGATACACAGAGATTGGAAGCTGCTAAGGAGCTGCTTTTTCGGGGGCTTGAAAACGGTGAGTATACTTGCGCCGTATGGCTTGTTGCGCGGCATGGAAAAGTTGCAGTGTGGGAGGCAATAGGGCGTCTGGGTGATGAAGAAAGTGACCCACCTGCTAGACCTGACTCCATTTTCGATATGGCATCAGTGACTAAGCCAGTCGCCACTGCTACCTCTTTGATGATACTTGTGGAACGCGGAGCACTGCATTTAAACCAGCCGGTCACTGACTTCTTCCCGAACAGAAAGCTCCCGCACCTTTCGGGTGTTACCGTCAAACATCTGGCGACTCATACCTCGGGTCTACCGGCATGGTGTGATCTTTTTTCGGAGGACGGGACGCGTGAGGGAGCGATTGAACGGCTTCTGCAAACCCCACTTGAAAACCAGCCTGGGAAGAAGCATGTCTATAGTTGTTTGGGCTATATCACTCTGGGTTTGGTAATAGAGCAGGCGGCGGGTATGCCTTTGGAGGAGTTTGCTCGCAAAAATATTTTTGAGCCCCTGGGAATGGTAGATAGCTGTTTTAATCCGCCAGCTGAAAAGTCGGGTCGTATTGCTCGGACTGCAAATAGTCGGGGACGTGATCGAGTCCTTTGCGGCGAAGTCCACGATGAGAACGCACATGCGATGCAGGGTAACAGTGGGAATGCGGGGCTGTTTTCAACGGCTCCTGATATCGCCACTTATGCCCAGATGCTCATCAACGGTGGTTCGGTTCGACAATCGGACAAGCAGGAAGAGGTAAGGATACTATGCCCTCTGAGTGTGCGGAAGATGTTGACTAGTCAAATTAGCCCCGAAATTGGTGGGCAGTCAATTGGATTCTTTACGCCGCCGAACGAGATGACTCCATGCGGAGATTTGTTTTCTGAGCGTTGCGCAGGGCATACAGGATTCACAGGAACGTCGCTCCTGATAGATCCAGAATATGATATGTTTGTTATCCTTCTAACGAATAGGGTCTATAAGAAGCGTGAGGCACCTGACTTTCTGCGTCGAAGGCGCTTGTTCCATAATATCGTCGCCTCGGCAGTTCGATGA
- a CDS encoding family 10 glycosylhydrolase: MIAVLQAEVAALGSDAKNARAEARAIWVVRFDTTSPEKIRNAVSYAKKNNINVLIVQVRGRGDAFYKSRYEPRAEALEGQPEDFDPLQMYIEECRKAGIQIHAWLNTHYTWSSSTPPKSPEHIVNKHPEWLMRNAENKITLGPAGQAEGAYTCPSNPEVKEHIRNCFLDVVENYDVDGINFDYVRYPSGDYCYCDGCLSRFKEWMDKELPPDKIEALSAMKDRLAYVQAFPKKWDDFRRKQITDLVGQIYRRAHEIKPNIIVSADVFPDYDDAFNNRFQDWKLWVKMGIMDLLCPMNYTPNFDSWVKYAKDAVENASGRHVYLGIGAWQTDVEGSIQRILKARELGAQGVSFFAYSSVTKDGTDDEYLAKIKETVYQEPAQVPVMEWLTQK, translated from the coding sequence ATGATCGCGGTACTACAAGCGGAGGTAGCAGCTTTGGGTAGCGACGCTAAAAACGCCAGGGCGGAAGCCAGGGCAATATGGGTAGTTCGGTTTGACACGACTTCGCCGGAAAAGATTCGCAATGCAGTTTCCTATGCAAAGAAAAACAACATTAATGTACTAATTGTGCAGGTTAGGGGTCGAGGGGACGCATTCTACAAGTCTCGCTATGAGCCCCGAGCGGAAGCTCTTGAGGGGCAACCTGAGGATTTTGACCCGCTTCAAATGTACATTGAGGAATGCCGCAAAGCTGGCATTCAAATTCATGCTTGGTTGAATACTCACTACACTTGGAGCTCGAGTACGCCGCCAAAATCGCCGGAACACATCGTAAACAAGCATCCTGAGTGGTTGATGAGAAATGCGGAAAATAAGATTACGCTTGGGCCTGCTGGACAAGCTGAGGGGGCATACACTTGCCCAAGCAACCCAGAAGTCAAAGAGCATATACGCAACTGCTTTCTCGATGTGGTAGAAAACTACGACGTAGATGGCATCAATTTTGACTATGTGCGCTATCCGAGTGGGGATTATTGCTACTGCGACGGTTGTCTAAGCCGGTTCAAAGAATGGATGGACAAGGAACTTCCCCCTGATAAGATTGAGGCGCTCTCCGCGATGAAGGATAGATTGGCATATGTGCAGGCGTTCCCAAAGAAGTGGGATGATTTCAGGCGCAAGCAAATCACTGACTTAGTTGGCCAAATTTATCGTAGGGCACACGAGATTAAGCCTAATATTATAGTCTCCGCTGATGTATTTCCCGATTACGATGATGCATTCAACAACCGCTTCCAAGATTGGAAACTTTGGGTGAAGATGGGCATAATGGATCTACTTTGCCCAATGAACTACACGCCGAATTTCGACAGCTGGGTTAAATACGCAAAAGATGCTGTGGAAAATGCTAGCGGTCGGCACGTATATTTGGGCATTGGCGCATGGCAGACGGATGTTGAGGGGTCAATCCAAAGAATATTGAAAGCTAGGGAACTTGGTGCACAGGGAGTTAGCTTTTTCGCTTACAGCTCGGTTACAAAGGACGGCACGGACGACGAATATCTTGCGAAGATTAAAGAGACGGTTTACCAGGAACCTGCGCAAGTTCCAGTAATGGAATGGCTTACACAAAAATGA
- a CDS encoding TIGR03960 family B12-binding radical SAM protein has protein sequence MLELLDNVLSKVAKPARYIGGEFNAVIKDLNSVDVKFALAFPDVYEIGMSNLGLRIIYEILNRRLDTAAERIFAPWPDMEAEMRRCRLPLFTLESHTTAREFDIIGFSLSYELTYTNVLNMLDLIGIPIRSAERNESHPLIIAGGCCVYNPEPMADFVDAFVIGEGEEIVHELVEVFKLNRSLSRKALLEKLAEIPGVYVPALGQHPVRKRLVKDLDTAEYLERPIIPFIETVHDRLPIEVMRGCSRGCRFCQAGMIYRPVRERSQERILKLTERLNAHAGYDEIGLLSLSTADYTGIEDLVHKLIEKYEPEKIGVSLPSIRADASCVELASEIQKVRKSGLTLAPEAGTQRLRDVINKNVTAEDLLSAVEAAFRYGWRTIKLYFMIGLPTETDEDVLGIAQLAEKVSQVAKKMGIRPTVNVSVSSFVPKPHTPFQWRPQDTIEELQRKQSLLRSAIKDKAIQLSWHDARISALEGVLSRGDRKVGEAIYHAWKNGCKFDAWDEYFDYEKWLSAFSAAGITPASYANRPRDYAEPLPWDHIDCGISKQFLINEDKRANRGIVTPDCREEGCAGCGVALISGGCPVSKNTKQEHDELPNAKLQMTDGRQQPTISQQAQPSRHLVMLQLRKGEDVKYLGHLDMLRTFEKALRRARIHLAYTAGFNPRPRMSFGTAIGVGTTSDDERIIIELTCPESVKEIQEKLNSQLPPGLRILSVEQVQKEAKSLLTGLNVSVFRIAAECQEALDSAVAKKLLEKMLSCPELRISRIRANKSKEIDIRPYILSANVIECSQKLIEFEVTLKTNGSGGAGPRDFLEAARLFFPGLEAKRIHRIKQTTEDERR, from the coding sequence ATGCTCGAACTGCTGGATAATGTGTTATCGAAAGTAGCAAAACCTGCAAGATATATTGGCGGCGAATTTAACGCTGTAATTAAAGACTTAAACAGCGTGGACGTTAAATTTGCGCTAGCCTTTCCCGATGTCTACGAAATAGGGATGTCGAACCTCGGTTTAAGGATAATATATGAGATCCTAAACCGGAGGCTCGATACTGCTGCCGAGCGCATATTTGCACCCTGGCCTGATATGGAAGCGGAAATGAGAAGATGCAGGCTTCCTCTATTTACCCTAGAAAGCCATACGACGGCGCGTGAATTCGATATCATCGGTTTCTCGCTCAGCTATGAGCTCACATATACCAATGTGTTAAATATGCTTGACCTAATTGGAATACCAATTCGCTCTGCAGAGCGAAACGAAAGCCACCCTTTGATAATCGCAGGTGGATGCTGCGTGTATAATCCCGAACCTATGGCGGATTTTGTGGATGCTTTCGTAATCGGAGAGGGAGAGGAAATCGTCCACGAGCTAGTCGAAGTATTCAAGCTTAATCGCTCACTCAGCAGAAAAGCACTGCTTGAGAAGCTTGCAGAAATTCCTGGTGTATACGTGCCAGCTCTCGGACAACACCCGGTCAGAAAGCGGCTTGTTAAAGATCTTGATACCGCAGAGTATCTTGAGCGTCCCATAATTCCATTCATCGAAACAGTGCACGACCGCCTGCCAATCGAGGTTATGCGCGGATGCTCTCGTGGCTGTCGGTTCTGCCAAGCTGGGATGATCTACCGGCCTGTTAGAGAGCGGTCCCAAGAAAGAATCCTCAAGCTGACAGAGCGTTTGAATGCCCACGCCGGCTACGACGAAATAGGTCTGCTGTCGCTATCTACTGCAGACTACACCGGCATCGAAGATTTAGTTCATAAACTAATCGAAAAGTACGAACCCGAGAAAATTGGAGTCTCACTTCCTTCAATTAGAGCCGATGCTTCGTGCGTCGAGCTGGCATCGGAGATTCAGAAGGTGCGGAAGTCGGGATTAACGCTCGCACCAGAGGCAGGCACGCAACGGCTTAGGGATGTAATCAACAAGAACGTTACAGCGGAAGATCTTCTCAGCGCTGTGGAGGCAGCTTTTAGGTATGGCTGGCGAACCATCAAGCTATATTTTATGATAGGCCTTCCTACAGAAACCGATGAAGACGTTCTAGGAATTGCACAGCTAGCCGAGAAGGTTTCCCAAGTCGCCAAAAAGATGGGAATTCGACCGACAGTAAATGTGAGCGTCTCATCCTTCGTGCCGAAACCCCACACGCCATTTCAGTGGCGGCCGCAAGATACGATCGAAGAGCTACAACGGAAGCAGTCGCTTCTCCGAAGTGCAATTAAAGATAAAGCCATTCAACTTAGTTGGCACGACGCCCGAATCAGTGCTCTTGAGGGAGTGCTTTCACGAGGTGACAGGAAAGTTGGGGAAGCCATCTACCATGCGTGGAAAAACGGATGCAAGTTTGACGCCTGGGATGAGTATTTTGACTATGAAAAGTGGCTAAGCGCATTCTCTGCTGCTGGCATAACCCCTGCATCTTATGCGAATCGGCCTAGGGACTATGCCGAGCCGCTTCCTTGGGATCACATTGACTGCGGGATTAGCAAGCAATTCCTAATCAACGAAGATAAGCGTGCCAACAGAGGAATTGTCACACCCGATTGCCGCGAGGAAGGCTGTGCTGGGTGCGGAGTGGCCCTAATCAGCGGGGGATGTCCTGTCTCGAAAAACACGAAACAAGAGCATGATGAACTGCCAAACGCCAAACTTCAAATGACAGACGGCAGGCAGCAACCAACAATTTCTCAACAAGCACAGCCGTCCCGCCATCTTGTTATGCTCCAACTACGTAAGGGCGAAGACGTCAAATATCTAGGGCATCTCGACATGCTCAGAACCTTCGAGAAAGCTTTGCGGAGAGCGAGAATTCATTTAGCTTACACAGCTGGATTTAACCCACGCCCTAGAATGTCATTTGGAACCGCAATAGGCGTCGGCACTACCAGCGACGACGAAAGAATCATTATTGAACTCACCTGCCCAGAGTCAGTTAAGGAAATCCAGGAGAAGCTGAACTCCCAGCTTCCCCCAGGACTGCGAATACTATCGGTAGAACAAGTGCAAAAGGAAGCAAAGTCCCTGCTGACCGGGCTAAATGTTTCCGTATTTCGAATCGCTGCCGAATGCCAGGAAGCTTTAGACTCGGCCGTAGCAAAAAAATTGCTTGAAAAAATGCTCTCTTGCCCAGAACTTAGAATTTCTCGCATTCGAGCCAATAAGAGTAAAGAGATAGATATACGTCCATACATACTTTCCGCGAATGTGATAGAATGTTCACAAAAACTTATCGAGTTCGAAGTCACACTTAAAACCAACGGTTCGGGGGGAGCAGGCCCGCGTGACTTCTTGGAAGCGGCTCGGCTTTTCTTCCCCGGCCTAGAAGCAAAACGCATTCACAGGATAAAACAAACAACCGAAGACGAAAGGAGGTGA
- a CDS encoding Rne/Rng family ribonuclease produces the protein MAKEIIVNVDSRETRVALIDGGKLVELHIEREEQVSGSIYKAKVANVLPGMDAAFVDIGLERNAFLYAGDVLPEAGEEFPMAKKEAEKWVSIKDLLKVGQEVLVQVVKGPRGTKGARVSTRISLPGRYLVLMPEADNIGISRKIDDTAERERLKKIAEKIRPMGFGIIVRTEAEGRGERELQNDLEFLLRMWGQIQEKAKVTPAPGLIHQDLSLIYKTIRDVFSSDVQRMFIDSPVEYEKCLEWIQLISPRLKSRLQLYDEPEPIFEHFSIENEIERLLKRKVWLKSGGHITIDETEALTTIDVNTGKFIGSTSLSDTILKTNLEAAAEIARQIRLRDIGGIIIIDFIDMASARDRNHVVQSLEKALKKDRTRTKISHISPLGLVEMTRKRTGETISELVNEPCPYCQGRGEILSPESVSIQVERELRDRAVHEDEEAFLVTVHPEVAAYLIGARGETIQSIEQRIGRPVYVRANENLHIEKYEIVASDVHEIESQVLPFKRSEILECEVVRNPFISLPRSAAWADGYMLDLVNGGKYIGQRVKARLTSIGRSYGEGEVVGTVKTAHSSDLEKSQS, from the coding sequence GTGGCTAAGGAGATTATTGTTAACGTGGACTCACGCGAAACGCGAGTAGCACTCATTGATGGTGGCAAACTCGTCGAGCTCCACATCGAACGCGAAGAACAAGTTTCTGGAAGTATATACAAAGCTAAGGTAGCAAACGTCCTGCCTGGCATGGATGCAGCGTTCGTTGATATAGGCCTTGAGCGCAACGCTTTTCTCTATGCGGGCGACGTCCTTCCTGAAGCCGGAGAAGAATTCCCAATGGCAAAGAAAGAGGCCGAGAAATGGGTAAGCATAAAAGATCTTCTCAAAGTTGGCCAGGAGGTCCTAGTCCAAGTAGTCAAAGGCCCTCGCGGCACGAAAGGAGCAAGAGTCTCAACGCGCATATCGCTGCCCGGTCGCTACCTAGTTTTGATGCCCGAGGCAGATAATATCGGCATTTCTCGAAAGATAGATGATACCGCCGAACGAGAAAGATTAAAGAAAATTGCTGAAAAAATCAGGCCTATGGGCTTTGGCATAATCGTGCGAACCGAAGCTGAAGGCAGGGGTGAAAGGGAACTGCAAAACGATTTGGAATTCCTCCTTCGAATGTGGGGACAAATCCAAGAAAAAGCAAAAGTTACACCTGCCCCCGGCTTGATTCATCAGGATTTGAGCTTGATTTACAAAACAATTAGAGACGTCTTCAGCTCCGATGTCCAAAGGATGTTCATAGACTCTCCTGTGGAATATGAAAAGTGCCTCGAATGGATTCAGCTAATTTCGCCTAGATTGAAGTCAAGGCTCCAACTTTACGATGAACCGGAACCAATATTCGAGCACTTCAGCATCGAGAACGAAATTGAACGCCTTTTAAAGCGCAAAGTTTGGCTAAAATCTGGCGGGCACATAACAATTGACGAAACCGAAGCGCTTACAACAATCGACGTCAACACTGGAAAGTTTATCGGCAGCACCAGCTTGTCAGATACGATTCTGAAGACGAATCTCGAAGCCGCCGCTGAGATTGCAAGGCAGATAAGACTGCGCGATATCGGCGGCATCATCATCATTGACTTTATCGACATGGCGAGCGCGCGTGACCGAAATCACGTGGTTCAAAGTTTAGAAAAAGCGCTAAAGAAAGACAGAACACGCACGAAGATTTCTCACATAAGCCCGCTGGGACTAGTTGAAATGACACGAAAGCGCACAGGAGAAACGATCTCTGAACTTGTAAACGAACCATGTCCTTACTGCCAGGGCCGAGGAGAAATTCTATCGCCTGAATCCGTAAGCATTCAAGTTGAACGCGAGCTCAGAGATCGTGCTGTCCATGAAGATGAGGAGGCTTTCTTAGTAACCGTTCACCCTGAGGTGGCAGCTTATCTCATAGGAGCGCGTGGCGAGACAATCCAGTCTATTGAACAGCGTATCGGTCGTCCGGTTTATGTCCGAGCAAATGAAAACCTTCACATCGAGAAATATGAGATTGTAGCCAGCGACGTCCACGAGATAGAAAGCCAAGTGCTCCCCTTCAAGCGCTCGGAAATTTTAGAGTGTGAGGTAGTAAGAAATCCATTTATCAGCCTCCCAAGGTCAGCAGCATGGGCAGACGGGTACATGCTCGATCTCGTAAATGGCGGAAAATACATTGGCCAGAGAGTAAAAGCACGCCTTACATCCATTGGCAGGTCATACGGAGAAGGAGAAGTCGTAGGCACGGTCAAGACCGCGCATAGCAGCGACTTGGAGAAATCCCAATCCTAG